In Staphylococcus lloydii, the following proteins share a genomic window:
- the rnr gene encoding ribonuclease R, with product MNLKQSIEEIIKQPDYEPMSVSDFQDALGLNSADSFRDLIKVLVELEQTGLIERTKTDRYQRRESNKSKQGSLIKGTLSQNKKGFAFLRPEDSDMDDIFIPPTKINRALDGDTVLVELHNSRGDHKGKTEGEVKSIETHSVTQVVGTYSEARHFGFVIPDDKRIMQDVFIPKGQNLGAVDGHKVLVQITKYADENSNPEGHISAILGHKNDPGVDILSIIYQHGIEIEFPDNVLAEAEKVPEQIEPNELKGRKDLRDELTITIDGADAKDLDDAISVKKLKNGHTELTVSIADVSYYVTEDSALDQEAFDRATSVYLVDRVIPMIPHRLSNGICSLNPNVDRLTLSCRMELDQSGDVVKHEIFDSVIHSDYRMTYDEVNEIITDKNETTREKYSEVTPMLDLAQDLSQRLISMRRRRGEIDFDINEAKVLVDGDGIPTDVQVRSRGEGERLIESFMLAANETVAEHFDKLDVPFIYRVHEQPKSERLRQFFDFITNFGLMIKGTGEDIHPATLQKIQQEVEGLPEQMVISTMMLRSMQQARYDDTNLGHFGLSAEYYTHFTSPIRRYPDLIVHRLIRKYLIDNTMDNKEVHKWEEKLPEIADHTSQRERRAIEAERDTDELKKAEYMVQHIGEEFEGIISSVANFGMFIELPNTIEGMVHVANLTDDYYHFDERQMAMIGERQAKVFRIGDSVQIKVINVDVDERMIDFQIVGMPLPKNERSQRPARGKTIQAKTRGKSLDKNKDNDNKGSKKKKQRKGKNQRQRDNQSNGNTKHKPFYKDKKVKKHARKKKK from the coding sequence ATGAATTTAAAACAATCCATTGAAGAAATAATTAAACAACCAGATTATGAACCGATGTCAGTGTCTGACTTTCAAGATGCCTTAGGTTTGAACAGTGCCGACTCATTTAGAGACTTAATTAAGGTGCTCGTAGAACTAGAACAAACTGGTTTAATAGAAAGAACTAAAACGGATAGATATCAACGCAGAGAAAGTAATAAATCTAAACAAGGCTCACTCATTAAAGGAACTTTAAGTCAAAACAAAAAAGGTTTTGCTTTTTTACGTCCGGAAGATAGTGACATGGATGATATCTTTATTCCCCCAACAAAAATTAATAGAGCGTTAGATGGAGATACTGTATTAGTAGAGCTTCACAATTCAAGAGGTGACCATAAAGGTAAAACTGAAGGTGAAGTGAAATCTATTGAAACACATTCAGTAACGCAAGTTGTCGGTACTTATAGTGAAGCACGACACTTTGGCTTTGTAATACCCGACGACAAACGTATTATGCAAGATGTCTTTATTCCAAAAGGACAAAACTTAGGTGCCGTAGACGGACATAAAGTACTTGTCCAAATTACAAAATATGCAGATGAAAACTCGAACCCAGAAGGTCACATCTCTGCAATTTTAGGACATAAAAATGATCCCGGCGTAGATATATTATCAATCATTTATCAACATGGTATCGAAATTGAGTTCCCTGATAATGTATTAGCTGAAGCTGAGAAAGTGCCTGAACAAATTGAACCAAATGAACTTAAAGGTAGAAAAGACTTACGTGACGAACTTACAATAACGATTGATGGCGCAGATGCTAAAGACTTAGACGATGCCATTAGCGTGAAGAAATTAAAAAATGGCCATACAGAGCTTACCGTAAGTATTGCCGACGTAAGTTATTATGTCACTGAGGATTCGGCTTTAGATCAAGAAGCCTTTGATAGAGCTACGAGTGTCTATTTAGTAGACCGTGTTATTCCTATGATTCCTCACCGTTTAAGTAACGGTATTTGTTCATTAAATCCAAATGTGGATAGATTAACTTTAAGTTGTCGTATGGAACTTGATCAGAGTGGAGACGTTGTAAAACATGAAATTTTTGATAGCGTTATACATTCTGATTATCGTATGACTTATGACGAAGTTAATGAAATTATTACTGATAAAAACGAAACGACACGCGAAAAATATAGTGAAGTCACACCAATGCTTGATTTAGCACAAGACTTATCTCAACGCTTAATTTCAATGAGAAGACGTCGTGGTGAAATTGACTTTGATATTAATGAAGCAAAAGTACTTGTAGATGGCGATGGTATACCAACAGACGTACAAGTGCGAAGTCGTGGCGAAGGCGAACGTTTAATAGAATCATTTATGTTAGCAGCAAACGAAACGGTTGCAGAACACTTTGATAAGTTAGACGTACCATTTATATATCGTGTACACGAACAACCGAAATCAGAACGCTTACGTCAATTCTTCGATTTTATTACTAACTTTGGTTTAATGATCAAAGGTACTGGCGAGGATATTCATCCAGCGACATTACAAAAAATTCAACAAGAAGTTGAAGGATTGCCAGAACAAATGGTAATTTCTACGATGATGCTTCGTTCTATGCAACAAGCACGTTATGATGATACAAATTTAGGTCATTTCGGCTTATCTGCAGAGTATTATACTCACTTTACGTCACCAATCAGAAGATATCCTGATTTGATTGTGCATAGATTAATACGTAAATATTTAATCGACAATACGATGGATAATAAAGAAGTGCATAAATGGGAAGAAAAATTACCTGAAATTGCCGATCATACTTCTCAAAGAGAACGTAGAGCAATTGAAGCAGAACGTGACACTGACGAACTTAAGAAAGCCGAATATATGGTACAACATATTGGCGAAGAGTTTGAAGGTATCATTAGTTCAGTAGCAAACTTTGGTATGTTTATTGAGTTGCCGAATACTATCGAAGGTATGGTACACGTAGCTAATTTAACAGACGATTATTACCACTTTGATGAACGCCAAATGGCAATGATTGGTGAACGTCAGGCTAAAGTATTCCGTATCGGTGATTCAGTGCAGATAAAAGTTATCAATGTAGACGTAGATGAGCGTATGATTGATTTCCAAATCGTAGGTATGCCGCTACCGAAGAATGAGCGTAGCCAACGACCAGCGAGAGGCAAGACAATTCAAGCTAAAACGCGAGGCAAGTCTTTAGATAAAAATAAAGATAACGATAATAAAGGCAG
- a CDS encoding alpha/beta hydrolase, with protein sequence MQIKLPKPFFFEEGNRAVLLLHGFTGNSADVRQLGRFLQKKGYTCYAPQYEGHAAPPEEILESSPHVWFKDALDGYDFLVEKGYDEIVVAGISLGGCYALNISLNRDVKGIITMCSPMYIKTEGSMFKGVLEYARKFKQYEGKDESTIEKEMSAFKPTDTLKELQGQIQNIREHVDEVIDPLYVVQGELDEMINTDSANIIYNESDSDEKSIKWYENSGHVITIDKEKEQLFEDIYDYLESLDWSK encoded by the coding sequence ATGCAAATTAAACTACCAAAGCCATTTTTCTTTGAAGAAGGAAACCGTGCTGTACTACTATTACATGGTTTTACCGGGAATTCAGCTGATGTTAGACAACTAGGCAGATTCCTACAGAAAAAAGGTTATACTTGTTATGCACCTCAATATGAAGGTCACGCAGCACCACCAGAAGAAATACTCGAATCAAGTCCACACGTTTGGTTTAAAGACGCCTTAGATGGATATGATTTCCTCGTCGAAAAGGGCTATGATGAAATTGTAGTGGCAGGAATCTCATTAGGTGGTTGTTATGCTTTAAATATAAGCTTAAATCGAGATGTAAAGGGTATTATAACCATGTGTTCTCCTATGTATATCAAGACTGAAGGTTCAATGTTTAAAGGCGTACTCGAATACGCACGTAAATTTAAACAATATGAAGGCAAAGATGAATCAACGATTGAAAAAGAAATGTCTGCATTCAAACCGACAGATACGTTGAAAGAATTACAAGGTCAAATTCAAAATATACGTGAACACGTTGATGAAGTCATAGATCCATTGTATGTCGTACAAGGTGAACTGGACGAAATGATTAATACAGATTCAGCGAATATTATATACAATGAAAGCGACTCAGATGAAAAATCTATAAAATGGTATGAAAATTCAGGTCATGTCATCACTATTGACAAAGAAAAAGAACAATTATTTGAAGACATTTATGATTACTTAGAATCATTAGATTGGTCCAAATAA
- the secG gene encoding preprotein translocase subunit SecG yields MHTLMIILLVIDCIALITVVLLQEGKSNGLSGAISGGAEQLFGKQKQRGIDLFLHRLTIVLSVIFFLLMLGISYLGI; encoded by the coding sequence ATGCACACGTTAATGATAATACTTTTAGTAATAGATTGTATTGCATTAATAACTGTTGTATTACTCCAAGAAGGTAAAAGTAATGGCCTTTCAGGCGCTATTAGTGGTGGTGCAGAGCAGTTATTTGGAAAGCAAAAACAACGTGGTATCGACTTATTTTTGCATAGATTAACAATTGTATTGTCTGTCATTTTCTTCTTGTTAATGTTAGGCATTAGTTATTTGGGTATATAA
- the eno gene encoding surface-displayed alpha-enolase, which produces MPIITDVYAREVLDSRGNPTVEVEVLTESGAFGRALVPSGASTGEHEAVELRDGDKNRYLGKGVTKAVENVNEIIAPEIVEGEFSALDQVSIDKMMIQLDGTENKGKLGANAILGVSIAVARAAADLLGQPLYKYLGGFNGTELPVPMMNIVNGGSHSDAPIAFQEFMILPVGAESFKESLRWGAEIFHNLKSILKNRGLETAVGDEGGFAPKFEGTEDAVETIQEAIKAVGLEPGKDVFLGFDCASSEFYENGVYDYSKFEGPNGAKRSAEEQVDFLEQLVNKYPIISIEDGMDENDWDGWKVLTERIGDRVQLVGDDLFVTNTVKLAEGIEKGIGNSILIKVNQIGTLTETFDAIEMAQKAGYTAVVSHRSGETEDTTIADIAVATNAGQIKTGSLSRTDRIAKYNQLLRIEDELYETAKFKGLKAFYNLSK; this is translated from the coding sequence ATGCCAATTATTACAGATGTTTATGCTCGCGAAGTCTTAGACTCACGTGGTAACCCAACTGTCGAGGTTGAAGTATTAACTGAAAGTGGTGCGTTTGGTCGCGCATTAGTACCTTCAGGTGCTTCAACTGGTGAACACGAAGCAGTAGAATTACGTGACGGTGACAAAAACCGTTACTTAGGAAAAGGTGTTACTAAAGCAGTAGAAAATGTTAACGAAATTATCGCACCTGAAATCGTTGAAGGTGAATTTTCAGCTTTAGATCAAGTATCTATCGACAAAATGATGATTCAATTAGACGGTACAGAAAACAAAGGTAAATTAGGCGCTAACGCTATCCTTGGCGTATCAATCGCAGTAGCTCGCGCAGCAGCTGATTTACTTGGCCAACCACTTTACAAATATTTAGGTGGATTTAATGGTACTGAATTACCAGTTCCAATGATGAATATCGTTAACGGTGGTTCTCACTCTGATGCACCAATCGCATTCCAAGAATTTATGATTTTACCAGTTGGTGCTGAATCATTTAAAGAATCATTACGTTGGGGCGCTGAAATCTTCCATAACTTGAAATCTATCCTTAAAAACCGTGGTTTAGAAACAGCTGTAGGTGACGAAGGTGGTTTCGCACCTAAATTTGAAGGTACTGAAGATGCAGTAGAAACTATTCAAGAAGCTATTAAAGCAGTAGGTTTAGAACCAGGAAAAGACGTATTCTTAGGCTTTGATTGTGCGTCATCAGAATTCTATGAAAATGGTGTTTATGACTACAGTAAATTCGAAGGACCAAATGGTGCTAAACGTTCAGCTGAAGAACAAGTTGACTTCTTAGAACAATTAGTAAACAAATATCCTATCATTTCTATTGAAGATGGTATGGATGAAAACGATTGGGACGGTTGGAAAGTACTAACTGAACGTATCGGTGACCGCGTACAATTAGTTGGTGACGACTTATTCGTAACTAACACTGTTAAATTAGCTGAAGGTATCGAAAAAGGTATTGGTAACTCTATCTTAATTAAAGTTAACCAAATCGGTACTTTAACTGAAACATTTGATGCTATCGAAATGGCTCAAAAAGCGGGTTACACTGCAGTAGTTTCTCACCGTTCTGGTGAAACAGAAGATACAACAATTGCTGACATTGCCGTTGCTACAAACGCTGGTCAAATTAAAACAGGTTCATTATCAAGAACTGATCGTATCGCTAAATATAACCAATTATTACGTATCGAAGATGAATTATATGAAACTGCTAAATTCAAAGGATTAAAAGCATTTTACAATTTATCTAAATAA
- the gpmI gene encoding 2,3-bisphosphoglycerate-independent phosphoglycerate mutase, whose amino-acid sequence MAKQPTALIILDGFANRESEHGNAVKLAYKPNFDRYYSKYPTTQIEASGLDVGLPEGQMGNSEVGHMNIGAGRIVYQSLTRINKSIEDGDFFDNEVLINAIKHVKDNNSALHVFGLLSDGGVHSHYKHLFAILELAKKQGLAEVYVHAFLDGRDVDQKSALRYIEETEQKFQEIGIGKFASVSGRYYAMDRDKRWDREEKAYNAIRNFDGPKYSSAKEGVEANYDNGLTDEFVEPFIVEDQNNGVNDNDAVIFYNFRPDRAAQLSEVFTNKVFDGFKVEQVNNLFYATFTKYNDNIDAEIVFEKVDLNNTIGEVIQDNGLKQLRIAETEKYPHVTYFMSGGRNDEFEGERRRLIDSPKVATYDLKPEMSAYEVKDALIEELNKGDLDLILLNFANPDMVGHSGMLEPTIKAIEAVDECLGEVVDKIIDMGGNAIITADHGNSDMVLTDDDEPMTTHTTNPVPVIVTKDGANLRETGRLGDLAPTLLDLLNVNQPEDMTGVSLIKH is encoded by the coding sequence ATGGCAAAACAACCAACTGCATTAATCATCTTAGATGGTTTTGCAAATAGAGAAAGTGAACATGGTAACGCAGTTAAGTTAGCGTATAAGCCTAACTTTGACCGTTATTATTCTAAATACCCTACGACTCAAATTGAAGCCAGTGGTTTAGATGTAGGCTTACCAGAAGGTCAAATGGGTAACTCAGAAGTTGGTCATATGAATATTGGTGCTGGACGTATTGTTTATCAAAGTTTGACACGTATTAATAAATCAATTGAAGACGGAGATTTCTTTGATAATGAAGTGCTTATTAATGCTATTAAACATGTGAAAGATAATAATTCTGCATTACATGTATTTGGTTTATTATCTGATGGTGGCGTACACAGTCATTATAAACACTTATTTGCAATTTTAGAATTAGCTAAAAAACAAGGACTAGCAGAAGTATATGTCCATGCATTTTTAGATGGTCGTGACGTAGATCAAAAATCTGCATTGAGATATATCGAAGAAACAGAACAAAAATTCCAAGAAATAGGAATTGGTAAATTTGCTTCAGTTTCTGGTCGTTATTATGCAATGGATAGAGACAAACGTTGGGATCGTGAAGAAAAAGCTTATAATGCTATTCGTAACTTTGACGGACCTAAATATAGTTCTGCTAAAGAAGGCGTTGAAGCAAACTATGACAATGGCTTAACTGATGAATTCGTTGAACCATTTATCGTAGAAGATCAAAATAATGGTGTTAATGATAATGATGCTGTGATTTTCTATAACTTCCGTCCTGACAGAGCTGCTCAACTTTCTGAAGTATTCACAAACAAAGTGTTTGATGGCTTCAAAGTTGAACAAGTTAACAATCTATTTTATGCAACTTTTACTAAATACAATGACAACATTGACGCTGAAATTGTATTTGAAAAAGTAGACTTAAACAATACAATTGGCGAAGTGATTCAAGATAATGGCTTAAAACAATTACGTATTGCTGAAACTGAAAAATATCCTCACGTAACTTATTTCATGAGTGGTGGTCGTAACGATGAATTCGAAGGTGAACGTCGTCGTTTAATTGATTCACCTAAAGTAGCTACTTACGATTTGAAACCTGAAATGAGTGCTTATGAAGTGAAGGATGCTTTAATTGAAGAGTTGAACAAAGGTGACTTAGATTTAATCTTACTCAACTTTGCTAACCCTGACATGGTTGGTCACAGTGGTATGCTAGAACCAACGATTAAAGCAATTGAAGCTGTAGATGAATGTCTAGGTGAAGTAGTTGATAAAATTATCGATATGGGCGGTAATGCAATCATTACTGCTGACCATGGTAACTCTGACATGGTATTAACTGACGATGATGAACCTATGACTACACACACTACAAATCCAGTTCCAGTTATTGTCACTAAAGATGGCGCAAATTTACGTGAAACAGGTCGTTTAGGTGACTTAGCGCCAACATTGTTAGATTTATTGAACGTTAATCAGCCTGAAGACATGACAGGTGTATCATTAATTAAACATTAA
- the tpiA gene encoding triose-phosphate isomerase: protein MRKPIIAGNWKMNKTVQEAKDFVNALPALPDTNEVESVICAPTIQLDALVTLVKDGKAQGLKIGAQNAYYEDNGAFTGETSPVALADLGVQYVVIGHSERRDIFHETDEEINKKAHAVFNHGMTPIICVGETDEERESGKANEVVGNQVKKAIEGLSDDQLKQVIIAYEPVWAIGTGKSSTAKDANEMCAFVRKTVADATSQEVADATRIQYGGSVKPNNIKEYMAESDIDGALVGGASLKVDDFVQLLEGAK, encoded by the coding sequence ATGAGAAAACCTATTATTGCTGGTAACTGGAAAATGAATAAAACAGTTCAAGAAGCTAAAGATTTTGTTAATGCATTACCTGCATTACCAGATACAAACGAAGTAGAATCAGTTATTTGTGCACCAACAATCCAATTAGATGCATTAGTAACATTAGTAAAAGATGGCAAAGCACAAGGTTTAAAAATTGGTGCGCAAAATGCTTACTATGAAGACAATGGTGCATTTACTGGTGAAACATCTCCAGTGGCATTAGCTGATTTAGGCGTTCAATATGTAGTAATTGGACATTCAGAACGTCGTGACATCTTCCATGAAACAGATGAAGAAATTAATAAAAAAGCACACGCAGTATTTAATCATGGTATGACACCAATTATTTGTGTGGGTGAAACAGACGAAGAACGCGAAAGCGGCAAAGCTAACGAAGTTGTTGGCAATCAAGTTAAAAAAGCAATCGAAGGTTTATCTGACGACCAACTTAAACAAGTAATCATTGCTTACGAACCAGTTTGGGCAATCGGTACTGGTAAATCATCAACTGCTAAAGATGCTAACGAAATGTGTGCATTTGTTAGAAAAACAGTTGCAGATGCTACTAGCCAAGAAGTTGCTGACGCTACACGTATTCAATATGGTGGTAGTGTTAAACCAAATAATATCAAAGAGTACATGGCAGAATCAGATATCGATGGCGCATTAGTAGGTGGCGCATCACTTAAAGTCGATGATTTTGTACAATTGTTAGAAGGTGCGAAATAG
- a CDS encoding phosphoglycerate kinase, whose product MTKKIVSDLDLKGKTVLVRADFNVPMKDGEITDDNRIVQALPTIKYIAEQGGKIVLFSHLGKVKEESDKASLSLKPVAADLSEKLSKEVVFVPTTRGEQLENAIKDLNEGEILLVENTRFEDVDGKKESKNDPELGKYWASLGDVFVNDAFGTAHREHASNVGIASNLETAAGYLMDKEIKYIGGVVENPDKPVVAILGGAKVSDKIGVITNLLNIADKVLIGGGMSYTFFKAQGKEIGLSLLEEDKVDFAKDLLERAGDQIVLPVDCKVAKEFSNDAEITVVSVDDIPADQEAMDVGPKTVELFKEQLQGAHTVVWNGPMGVFELSNFAKGTIGICEAIAELKDANTIIGGGDSAAAAISLGYADDFSHISTGGGASLEYLEGKTLPGVESISDK is encoded by the coding sequence ATGACTAAAAAAATTGTATCTGACTTAGATTTGAAAGGTAAAACTGTACTTGTACGTGCTGATTTTAACGTACCTATGAAAGATGGAGAAATTACTGACGACAACAGAATTGTTCAAGCTTTACCAACAATTAAATATATTGCTGAACAAGGTGGTAAAATCGTATTATTCTCTCATTTAGGTAAAGTTAAAGAAGAAAGTGATAAAGCATCATTAAGCTTAAAACCTGTAGCTGCTGATTTATCTGAGAAATTAAGTAAAGAAGTCGTATTTGTTCCAACTACACGTGGAGAACAATTAGAAAATGCTATCAAAGATTTAAACGAAGGAGAAATCCTTTTAGTAGAAAATACACGCTTCGAAGATGTTGATGGTAAAAAAGAATCTAAAAATGACCCAGAATTAGGTAAATACTGGGCTTCATTAGGCGATGTATTCGTTAATGATGCTTTTGGTACAGCACACCGTGAGCATGCTTCAAACGTAGGTATCGCTTCTAATCTTGAAACTGCAGCTGGTTATTTAATGGATAAAGAAATTAAATATATCGGTGGCGTAGTTGAAAATCCTGATAAACCTGTAGTAGCTATTCTAGGTGGTGCAAAAGTATCAGATAAAATTGGTGTTATTACTAATTTACTTAACATTGCTGATAAAGTACTTATCGGTGGTGGTATGTCTTATACTTTCTTTAAAGCACAAGGTAAGGAAATCGGTCTATCTCTATTAGAGGAAGATAAAGTTGACTTTGCTAAAGATTTACTTGAACGCGCTGGCGATCAAATCGTGTTACCTGTAGATTGTAAAGTTGCGAAAGAATTTTCAAATGATGCTGAAATAACTGTTGTTTCTGTCGATGACATTCCTGCTGATCAAGAAGCAATGGATGTTGGTCCTAAAACAGTTGAATTATTCAAAGAACAATTACAAGGTGCGCATACAGTAGTATGGAATGGACCTATGGGTGTATTTGAATTAAGTAACTTTGCTAAAGGTACTATCGGTATTTGTGAAGCCATCGCTGAATTAAAAGATGCGAATACAATTATCGGTGGCGGCGATTCAGCTGCAGCTGCAATTTCATTAGGTTACGCTGATGACTTCAGTCATATTTCAACAGGTGGCGGCGCTTCATTAGAATATTTAGAAGGTAAAACACTACCTGGCGTAGAATCAATCTCTGATAAATAA
- the gap gene encoding type I glyceraldehyde-3-phosphate dehydrogenase translates to MAVKVAINGFGRIGRLAFRRIQNVDGIDVVAVNDLTDDEMLAHLLKYDTMQGRFTGEVEVEENGFRVNGQEVKSFSEPDPTKLPWGDLDIDVVLECTGLFADKDKASAHIDAGAKKVLISAPATGDLKTIVYNTNHNELDGSESVVSGASCTTNSLAPVAKVLNDEFSLVEGLMTTIHAYTGDQSTQDAPHRKGDKRRARAAAENIIPNSTGAAKAIGLVIPEIDGKLDGGAQRVPVATGSLTELTVVLEKDVSVEDVNNAMKNASNESFGYTEDEIVSSDVIGMTYGSLFDATQTRVMTVGDRQLVKVAAWYDNEMSYTSQLVRTLEYLASQAK, encoded by the coding sequence ATGGCAGTTAAAGTAGCAATTAATGGTTTTGGTAGAATTGGTCGTTTAGCATTTAGAAGAATTCAAAACGTTGACGGAATCGATGTAGTAGCAGTTAACGACTTAACAGATGACGAAATGTTAGCACACTTATTAAAATATGACACAATGCAAGGTCGTTTCACTGGAGAAGTTGAAGTTGAAGAAAACGGCTTCCGCGTTAATGGTCAAGAAGTTAAATCATTCTCTGAACCAGATCCAACTAAATTACCATGGGGCGACTTAGATATCGATGTTGTCTTAGAATGTACTGGTTTATTTGCTGATAAAGATAAAGCTTCAGCTCACATTGATGCAGGCGCTAAAAAAGTTTTAATTTCAGCTCCAGCAACAGGCGACTTAAAAACAATCGTTTACAACACTAACCACAACGAATTAGACGGTTCAGAATCAGTAGTATCAGGTGCTTCATGTACTACTAACTCATTAGCTCCAGTAGCTAAAGTGTTAAATGATGAATTTAGTTTAGTTGAAGGTTTAATGACAACTATCCATGCTTACACTGGTGACCAAAGCACACAAGATGCGCCTCACAGAAAAGGTGACAAACGTCGTGCTCGTGCAGCAGCAGAAAACATTATCCCTAACTCAACAGGTGCTGCAAAAGCAATCGGTTTAGTTATTCCTGAAATCGACGGAAAATTAGACGGTGGCGCACAACGTGTTCCAGTTGCAACAGGTTCATTAACTGAATTAACAGTTGTATTAGAAAAAGACGTAAGTGTTGAAGACGTAAACAACGCAATGAAAAATGCTTCAAACGAATCATTTGGTTACACTGAAGACGAAATCGTTTCTTCTGACGTAATCGGTATGACTTACGGTTCATTATTCGACGCTACACAAACTCGTGTAATGACTGTTGGTGACCGTCAATTAGTTAAAGTTGCGGCTTGGTATGACAATGAAATGTCTTACACTTCTCAATTAGTTCGTACTTTAGAATACTTAGCATCACAAGCTAAATAA
- a CDS encoding sugar-binding transcriptional regulator: MKELMKIQQKLVPEIVEKLYRRFSILSTIAKTQPVGRRSLSEHMDLTERVLRSETDVLKKQELIKVKPTGMEITHDGEVLLQQLNSYFNVFADNQHLAQLIKERYGIQDVFVIPGDSDAKKSVKIEIARQAGQLLENSLYENSVVSVTGGSTMAYVSESMGKQPYQVFFVPARGGLGENVVYQANTIAASMAQQTNGDYTTLYVPDNVSETTYHTLLNEPSVIHTLEKIKESNITVHGIGDALKMARRRQSPEETVAKLQHHNAVGEAFGYYFDAQGDVVHRVKTIGLQLEDLESKRFIYAVAGGKSKGEAIKAYLSIAPKNTVLITDEGAAQVIANHSNKK; the protein is encoded by the coding sequence GTGAAAGAATTGATGAAAATTCAACAGAAGTTAGTTCCAGAAATTGTTGAAAAGTTATATCGTCGTTTTTCGATTCTTTCTACTATTGCTAAAACTCAACCTGTAGGTAGACGTAGTTTAAGCGAGCATATGGATTTGACTGAACGTGTGCTTAGGTCTGAAACAGACGTGCTAAAAAAGCAAGAATTAATTAAAGTAAAACCAACTGGCATGGAAATAACACATGATGGAGAGGTTTTACTTCAACAATTAAATAGTTATTTCAATGTCTTTGCTGATAACCAACATTTAGCGCAACTGATAAAAGAACGCTATGGTATTCAAGATGTTTTTGTTATACCAGGCGATTCAGATGCTAAAAAATCGGTTAAGATTGAAATAGCACGTCAAGCTGGTCAATTACTGGAAAACAGTCTCTACGAAAATTCGGTAGTTTCTGTTACGGGTGGTTCGACAATGGCTTACGTAAGTGAGTCTATGGGTAAGCAACCTTATCAAGTATTCTTTGTTCCAGCGCGTGGAGGCCTAGGTGAAAACGTTGTGTATCAAGCTAACACGATTGCAGCTAGCATGGCACAACAAACAAATGGCGATTATACAACGTTATATGTTCCAGACAATGTAAGTGAAACAACGTATCATACATTGTTAAATGAACCTTCAGTCATTCATACGCTAGAAAAAATTAAAGAATCAAATATCACAGTTCACGGCATAGGTGATGCGCTGAAGATGGCTCGGAGAAGACAATCTCCCGAAGAAACAGTTGCAAAACTTCAACATCATAATGCTGTTGGAGAAGCATTTGGTTATTATTTCGATGCACAAGGCGATGTAGTCCATAGAGTGAAAACGATAGGACTACAATTAGAAGATCTTGAGTCGAAAAGGTTTATTTATGCCGTCGCAGGGGGTAAATCTAAAGGTGAGGCGATAAAAGCCTATCTTTCTATTGCCCCTAAGAACACAGTTTTAATTACTGATGAAGGCGCGGCACAAGTAATAGCAAATCATAGTAATAAAAAGTAA